A part of Spodoptera frugiperda isolate SF20-4 chromosome 25, AGI-APGP_CSIRO_Sfru_2.0, whole genome shotgun sequence genomic DNA contains:
- the LOC118263360 gene encoding triosephosphate isomerase has product MGRKFVVGGNWKMNGDKKQVTEIVETLKKASLDSNVEVVIGVPAIYLEYVQSIVPNTINVAAQNCWKVPKGAFTGEISPAMIKDIGANWVILGHSERRTIFGEKDDLVAEKVAHALESGLKVIACIGETLEEREAGKTEEVVFRQTKALLPAIGSNWDKVVLAYEPVWAIGTGKTATPQQAQDVHASLRNWLSANASADVANAVRIQYGGSVTAANAKELAACPDIDGFLVGGASLKPEFVDIVNATQ; this is encoded by the exons atGGGTCGCAAATTCGTGGTTGGTGGCAACTGGAAGATGAATGGAGACAAGAAACAAGTCACCGAGATTGTTGAGACACTTAAAAAGGCCTCATTGGATTCCAATGTGGAG GTTGTCATTGGCGTCCCCGCAATCTATCTGGAGTATGTCCAAAGTATTGTTCCCAACACAATCAATGTTGCCGCACAAAACTGCTGGAAGGTGCCAAAGGGTGCTTTTACTG GTGAAATCTCCCCTGCTATGATTAAGGACATCGGAGCCAACTGGGTCATCCTTGGTCACTCTGAACGTAGGACTATCTTCGGTGAGAAAGATGATCTTGTTGCAGAGAAA GTTGCCCATGCTCTTGAGTCCGGACTGAAGGTTATCGCTTGCATTGGAGAGACTCTTGAAGAACGTGAGGCTGGAAAGACTGAAGAAGTTGTGTTCAGGCAGACTAAGGCCCTTTTACCAGCTATTGGCAGCAACTGGGACAAGGTCGTACTAGCTTATGAACCCGTTTGGGCTATTGGCACCGGAAAGACTGCCACTCCACAgcag GCTCAAGACGTACATGCTTCACTACGTAACTGGTTGTCAGCGAATGCTTCCGCTGATGTTGCTAACGCTGTCCGTATCCAGTATGGTGGGTCAGTGACTGCCGCCAATGCTAAGGAGCTGGCTGCCTGCCCCGACATTGACGGCTTCCTCGTCGGAGGAGCCAGTCTCAAGCCAGAGTTTGTTGACATCGTCAACGCCACCCAGTAA
- the LOC118263342 gene encoding putative fatty acyl-CoA reductase CG5065, protein MSNPTIRDFYKGRNILVTGGTGFMGKVLIEKLLYSIPDIGNIYILMRPKRGKSVDQRIEDMQRLKLFERIRTERPDALKKMKALQGDVLFEKLGLSESDIELLSNEVSVVFHFAATLKLEAPLKDNVNMNTCGTQRALDIVKKFKKLDVFVHLSTAFCYPDYEVLGERCFAPPIKPENVMKLIQWLDDKQLALLTPSMLGPHPNCYTFSKRLAESIVEQAYAELPVVIARPSIVCPSLKDPVPGWVDNLNGPIGLMLGAGKGVIRTMLCDGSLIAQVCPVDIAINGIIAIGMIEGNRKEKPTSLPVYNVNNGHQKPTTWGEVLQIAKDYGRKFPLSWPLWYPNGDITTNAVLHEYRRIFYHLVPAYLIDFLLFVLGQKRIMIRIQERISNGLEVLQYFTMRPWNFPCPNYDAIKDKLNPEEQEIYNTDITEADREVYLMNCVEGGRVYCFKEDPTKVPYNRIYHRFLYFLDWFVKIMFWLFVLSFLASWFEPIKAVFSYGEPIVKHLPFLGKAVCQVEEL, encoded by the exons atgTCGAACCCTACAATCCGGGACTTCTACAAGGGTCGAAATATCCTGGTGACGGGAGGTACTGGGTTCATGGGCAAAGTGCTCATTGAAAAGCTTCTGTACTCCATCCCTGACATTGGCAACATCTACATACTCATGAGACCTAAGAGAGGAAAGTCTGTCGATCAAAGAATAGAAGATATGCAGCGGTTGAAG CTTTTCGAAAGAATACGGACTGAAAGACCGGACGCCTTAAAGAAGATGAAGGCACTACAGGGTGATGTTTTATTCGAAAAATTGGGACTGTCAGAATCTGACATAGAATTGTTGTCTAACGAAGTATCGGTGGTGTTCCACTTCGCCGCGACCTTAAAATTGGAGGCTCCCTTAAAAGACAATGTCAATATGAATACTTGTGGTACTCAAAGAGCATTGGACATTGTCAAGAAGTTCAAGAAACTTGATGTCTTCGTTCACCTTTCGACGGCTTTCTGTTACCCAGACTACGAAGTATTGGGCGAGAGA TGCTTTGCTCCACCAATCAAACCAGAGAACGTGATGAAACTGATTCAGTGGCTGGACGACAAACAGCTGGCTTTGTTGACTCCCTCGATGCTCGGTCCGCATCCCAACTGCTACACGTTTTCCAAGCGACTCGCAGAATCTATTGTTGAACAAGCATATGCCGAGTTGCCAGTTGTCATCGCACGACCTAGTATTG TATGTCCTTCGCTAAAGGATCCTGTGCCAGGTTGGGTGGACAACCTGAATGGGCCAATCGGCCTGATGCTGGGCGCTGGAAAGGGAGTTATTAGAACTATGCTCTGCGATGGATCTCTTATTGCCCAAGTTTGTCCAGTCGACATCGCCATTAACGGTATCATAGCTATAGGAATGATTGAAGGAAATAGGAAAGAAAA ACCTACATCACTGCCAGTATACAATGTGAACAACGGTCATCAGAAACCCACTACATGGGGTGAAGTGCTCCAAATAGCTAAGGACTATGGTCGAAAGTTCCCCTTATCCTGGCCACTCTGGTATCCTAACGGAGACATCACCACGAATGCTGTGCTGCATGAGTACCGAAGGATCTTCTACCATCTAGTTCCTGCCTATCTGatcgattttctcctgtttgtGCTCGGACAGAAGAGGAT AATGATACGAATCCAAGAAAGAATATCCAATGGTTTGGAAGTGTTGCAATACTTCACAATGCGACCGTGGAACTTCCCGTGTCCTAACTACGATGCGATCAAGGACAAACTGAATCCAGAAGAGCAGGAGATCTACAACACTGACATTACGGAGGCGGATCGCGAGGTGTATTTGATGAATTGCGTGGAAGGAGGTCGAGTGTACTGCTTCAAGGAAGACCCGACAAAAGTGCCCTACAACAGGATTTATCATCGttt cctGTACTTCCTGGATTGGTTTGTCAAGATCATGTTCTGGCTCTTTGTTTTATCTTTCCTTGCATCCTGGTTCGAGCCTATCAAAGCAGTCTTTTCTTATGGAGAACCTATTGTGAAACACCTGCCTTTCTTGGGCAAGGCTGTCTGTCAAGTTGAAGAACTATGA